The following are from one region of the Dreissena polymorpha isolate Duluth1 chromosome 2, UMN_Dpol_1.0, whole genome shotgun sequence genome:
- the LOC127869438 gene encoding uncharacterized protein LOC127869438 isoform X1, with the protein MAEGFYWRHESDHECVPNQSGLYCRHSQVQCEQASVEICIVMNCLGYGPEIRQARRDAQKECDRLMTAEWQGNMAVITTGSKAEGLTRVLESDTDKMCVLPDIMCIEDCVNSDTLSRETTVFTLSTKVCYHGHCRLILKRLGKIIPAYIYNALCDDGNGLPLLCTDLFVTLGPTHNHMPHVVRHERAGPSLPSSIDDCLHIDLVNCLPCHCPSILKRWAERSRHWPPPATVQKVVSLGAYVTPVGFKGSEYIHVEWRICFNTGENELVSSLNNILVYIYVLLKMVVKDILKPVKKEITSYTVKNIVMWIAENNPQHVFLEKSLFYWLNEGLQELRTAIITKHLPYYMIPERNLMAACVFNYEQKRTWVATITEMMNEGPKLILRLPKIRQAVILYPEPMMGYSKMSVELELLMLKLMHRYAYCTDENGVINELDPIIQAIQTRVAEIADDARVYLF; encoded by the coding sequence GTTCAGTGTGAGCAGGCCTCCGTAGAGATCTGTATTGTGATGAACTGCCTTGGATATGGACCGGAGATCAGACAGGCGAGGAGAGACGCCCAAAAGGAGTGTGATAGACTGATGACAGCAGAGTGGCAAGGTAACATGGCGGTTATCACAACGGGTAGCAAGGCTGAGGGTCTGACCCGCGTCCTAGAGAGTGACACGGACAAAATGTGCGTTTTACCTGATATTATGTGCATAGAAGATTGTGTTAATTCTGATACACTCTCAAGGGAGACTACTGTATTTACATTAAGTACTAAAGTTTGTTACCATGGACACTGTAGATTGATACTAAAGCGACTTGGAAAAATCATTCCCGCGTACATTTACAACGCACTTTGTGATGATGGAAATGGGCTTCCACTCCTGTGCACTGACTTATTTGTTACTTTAGGACCGACTCATAATCATATGCCACACGTGGTACGTCATGAACGCGCAGGACCTTCACTACCGAGTTCAATTGATGATTGCCTTCATATAGACCTGGTAAATTGTCTTCCTTGTCACTGTCCCAGTATACTAAAAAGGTGGGCTGAACGAAGTCGCCATTGGCCCCCACCCGCCACCGTTCAAAAAGTTGTATCATTGGGAGCATATGTTACACCCGTCGGATTTAAAGGGAGTGAATATATACATGTGGAGTGGAGGATTTGTTTTAATACAGGGGAGAATGAACTTGTGAGCAGTCTTAATAACATACTGGTTTACATATATGTTTTACTAAAGATGGTGGTTAAAGATATACTAAAGCCAGTTAAGAAAGAAATAACATCTTACACCGTGAAAAATATTGTTATGTGGATTGCAGAGAACAATCCACAACATGTATTCCTTGAAAAGAGTCTATTTTACTGGCTTAATGAAGGACTTCAAGAACTAAGAACCGCTATTATAACGAAACATCTGCCATACTACATGATACCGGAAAGAAATCTGATGGCAGCATGTGTATTCAATTACGAGCAGAAGCGGACTTGGGTAGCAACCATCACTGAGATGATGAACGAAGGGCCAAAGTTAATTCTCCGATTGCCCAAGATACGGCAAGCAGTAATCTTATACCCAGAGCCCATGATGGGGTACAGCAAGATGAGTGTTGAGCTTGAACTTCTGATGCTTAAGCTCATGCACAGATACGCATATTGCACAGATGAGAATGGTGTGATAAATGAGTTGGATCCAATTATACAGGCGATACAAACACGCGTCGCAGAGATAGCTGACGATGCTcgtgtatatttgttttaa